The following are encoded in a window of Roseimaritima ulvae genomic DNA:
- a CDS encoding NHL repeat-containing protein: MCFPFAHCCTRSSVYLSAFVLLSLLLSASSLQAQEVTVLLGDPTAAPKPQVDDPLNIPFGVEFDPQGRMVIAEYVGGRVFRVDEQGRLERIGGTGERGYSGDGGPATEATFDAIHNLAILPNGDILLSDHVNHVVRRIEAASEKISTFAGTGKAGFSGDGGPAAEAQMNVVMCVTLTPDKSRLLVADLGNHRIRAIDLESGRISTVAGNGKRGVPEDGQQATAAPLVDPRAAAMDAAGNLYIVERNGHALRVVRPSGVIETVAGTGQKGDADGPALEAQLNAPKYLTIDPDGNVFIADDMNHTIRKYDPVAKTLTTVLGHRRYKLQRPHGVTVRDKWLYVVDSYHHRVLRMPLP, encoded by the coding sequence ATGTGTTTTCCATTTGCTCATTGCTGTACGCGATCGTCTGTCTACTTGTCCGCGTTTGTGTTGCTCTCGTTGCTCCTGTCGGCCTCGTCCCTGCAGGCTCAGGAGGTGACCGTCTTGCTCGGCGACCCTACAGCGGCGCCGAAACCGCAGGTCGATGATCCGCTGAACATTCCCTTTGGTGTCGAGTTCGATCCGCAGGGGCGGATGGTGATTGCGGAGTACGTTGGTGGGCGGGTGTTCCGCGTCGATGAGCAGGGGCGGTTGGAGCGGATTGGCGGAACCGGAGAACGGGGCTATTCGGGCGACGGCGGGCCGGCCACGGAAGCCACTTTCGACGCCATCCATAATCTGGCCATTCTCCCCAATGGTGACATCCTGTTGTCGGATCACGTCAATCACGTGGTGCGGCGGATCGAGGCGGCCAGCGAAAAAATTTCGACTTTCGCCGGCACCGGCAAAGCGGGCTTTTCGGGGGATGGCGGTCCGGCCGCTGAAGCTCAGATGAATGTGGTGATGTGCGTGACTCTGACGCCCGACAAGTCGCGGCTGTTGGTGGCCGATTTGGGGAATCACCGCATTCGAGCCATCGATTTGGAATCCGGCCGGATCAGCACCGTCGCCGGCAACGGCAAGCGAGGCGTGCCAGAGGATGGACAGCAAGCCACCGCCGCGCCGCTGGTCGATCCTCGCGCCGCAGCGATGGACGCGGCCGGTAACCTGTACATCGTCGAACGCAACGGCCACGCGCTGCGAGTCGTTCGTCCCTCCGGCGTGATCGAAACCGTCGCCGGTACCGGCCAGAAGGGCGACGCCGACGGACCAGCTCTGGAAGCTCAGTTGAATGCGCCCAAATACCTGACGATCGACCCGGACGGCAATGTATTTATCGCCGACGATATGAACCACACGATTCGAAAATACGATCCAGTGGCCAAGACGCTGACCACCGTGCTGGGCCACCGTCGCTATAAACTGCAACGACCGCACGGCGTGACGGTCCGCGACAAATGGTTATACGTCGTCGACAGCTACCATCACCGAGTCCTGCGGATGCCACTGCCGTAA
- a CDS encoding AAA family ATPase: MPQLRLQLPVLILHGPRPLVLAQPLMFPELSIAGESVPQAIARLGPRLRRQIEKQLSPIELAHRRAAPVELLQHPLQLLPHREDIGWRHPLTCTFDVARWQQGDQLFAYYVPALTLTVLVGRSDDAQQVLDTQIRAELFRGGIRSLAQLSRFDCLSHPPMQLSVKQLTANLLTPREQQRRSESDAHSATTTLRRVATRLRRSELQPAYHCRRSLARLAECLSLPARRSALLVGPSGVGKTAIVHQLVRSLQRFDLQHPFWSTEGTRLVSGQCGFGMWQAQCLQLAKEAQATDAVVHLGNLVELSESGRIGGSGGIGSFLAGRISDGSLLAVAECTAEQLTLIGRREPKLAAAFEIIHVSPPSSDETRHILAAAAQQPLISANRSPRRRHQKTQTNPKNKKSQSPQHLSDAQPSKTPPANGSPQTSALATPTPVADGALELLDRLHRRFPTDAAAPGRQLRFLQQVRSELAADQPLTAPRIAAAFMRQTGLPSFLVDDQQRPDLDRIERQLAEQVMGQPHALQVLVDVVATLALGFSRGDRPLASLLLIGPTGVGKTESAKALARLIYSDESRMIRIDMSELSTPSAVSRLIGDVSKPEGLLTGAIRAQPFSLLLLDEFEKAHPAVFDLLLQVLGEGRLTDSKGRLADFRNCILMMTSNLGVESFRAQPLGLAQTDDQARYRHHFETEVRRFLRPEMYNRLDRIIAYDPLSPETIASIARAQLNEIRQRDGLQARDGVLQWDEATVQLLAAEGYQPSLGARPLARVIERRLVTPLAEALCNLPPDCGVRVDVTAENQQLQLNVQRQDHLPQRSDPNQNSQARIAIVKKWVAMRRRAQAMLRSPAFLRVANRRTQLRRELKRNLKTAATANRRRRLLGSALAASLREYEKRIQEVESLHQAVVDAETEVALAHYQGQPLDVPQQAQQLEFFRERMWEGLASLLSEQDLERQSLALFITGPNLRPLPPLLTAYRHFAKRHGWAFDAYVLLPLAMDKPLTADEFNGWNSSPLCALKPRPHRRQNSQSKSRSRTRTRRSSSSIKYPAAEETIFEAAQHVSLQPTVHVYGMRTPAALTDLPRGALGCAVRVKGRGARLLLESEQGIHTFRDPAGRSRQHDDVFLVEAHAGRVIDFDVSPELHRRQFPRDGYPRRQYNFNKKLVNDFQLDSVYQWDERQPFAELLETLIQQEADQRIWRQLD; encoded by the coding sequence ATGCCTCAGCTTCGTTTACAGCTACCCGTTCTGATCCTTCACGGCCCCCGACCGCTGGTCTTGGCCCAGCCGCTGATGTTCCCGGAGTTAAGCATTGCCGGCGAAAGTGTCCCCCAGGCCATCGCCCGGCTGGGTCCCCGCCTCCGCCGCCAAATCGAAAAACAACTATCGCCGATCGAATTAGCCCATCGCCGCGCCGCCCCGGTGGAATTGCTGCAGCACCCCCTGCAACTGCTGCCACATCGCGAGGATATCGGTTGGCGGCATCCGCTGACCTGCACCTTCGACGTCGCTCGCTGGCAACAGGGCGACCAACTGTTCGCCTATTACGTGCCCGCCTTGACTCTCACGGTCCTGGTCGGCCGCAGCGACGACGCCCAACAAGTGCTCGACACCCAAATTCGAGCCGAATTATTTCGCGGCGGAATCCGCTCGCTAGCTCAACTGTCACGCTTCGATTGCCTTTCGCACCCCCCCATGCAACTGAGCGTCAAACAGCTGACCGCCAACCTGCTGACGCCGCGTGAACAACAACGGCGGAGCGAATCCGATGCCCACTCGGCAACCACGACGTTGCGGCGGGTGGCCACGCGACTCCGCCGCAGCGAACTGCAACCGGCCTACCATTGCCGCCGCTCGCTGGCTCGTCTGGCCGAATGCCTCTCGCTGCCGGCCCGCCGCTCGGCCCTGTTGGTCGGTCCCTCCGGCGTCGGGAAAACCGCGATCGTCCACCAACTGGTCCGCAGCCTGCAGCGATTTGATTTGCAGCACCCCTTCTGGTCCACCGAAGGAACGCGGCTGGTTTCCGGACAATGCGGCTTTGGGATGTGGCAGGCCCAGTGCCTGCAACTGGCCAAAGAAGCCCAAGCCACCGATGCGGTGGTCCATCTGGGCAACCTGGTCGAACTGTCCGAATCCGGCCGGATCGGTGGCAGCGGTGGCATCGGCTCGTTCCTGGCCGGGCGAATCAGCGACGGCTCCCTGCTGGCCGTCGCCGAATGCACGGCCGAACAGCTGACCCTGATCGGCCGCCGCGAACCCAAACTCGCCGCCGCCTTCGAAATCATCCACGTCTCACCGCCCAGCTCCGACGAAACCCGCCACATCCTGGCCGCCGCCGCGCAGCAACCGCTGATCTCCGCCAATCGCTCCCCACGCCGTCGCCATCAAAAAACTCAGACAAACCCCAAAAACAAAAAATCCCAAAGCCCTCAGCACCTCAGCGACGCCCAACCATCGAAAACACCGCCGGCTAACGGCTCGCCGCAAACCTCCGCCTTGGCCACCCCCACCCCGGTCGCCGACGGGGCTCTCGAATTGCTCGACCGCCTCCATCGCCGCTTTCCCACCGACGCCGCTGCGCCGGGCCGTCAGTTGCGATTCCTGCAACAGGTCCGCAGTGAATTGGCGGCCGACCAACCGCTGACGGCCCCGCGGATCGCGGCGGCTTTCATGCGGCAAACCGGACTGCCCTCGTTCTTGGTCGACGACCAGCAGCGTCCCGACTTGGATCGCATCGAACGACAACTGGCCGAACAGGTCATGGGCCAGCCGCACGCCCTGCAGGTGTTGGTCGATGTGGTGGCGACGCTGGCTCTGGGCTTTTCTCGCGGCGACCGACCGCTGGCCTCGCTGCTGCTGATCGGGCCCACGGGCGTCGGCAAAACGGAATCGGCCAAAGCCTTAGCGCGATTGATCTACAGCGACGAAAGTCGCATGATCCGCATCGACATGTCGGAACTGTCGACGCCCTCGGCGGTCTCGCGACTGATCGGCGACGTCTCCAAACCGGAAGGCCTACTGACCGGCGCGATTCGCGCCCAACCGTTCTCGCTGCTGTTGTTGGACGAATTCGAAAAGGCGCATCCGGCGGTGTTCGATTTGTTGCTGCAGGTCTTGGGGGAAGGTCGACTGACCGATTCCAAGGGCCGGCTGGCGGATTTCCGCAACTGCATCCTGATGATGACCAGCAATCTGGGCGTCGAATCCTTTCGCGCCCAACCGTTGGGTCTGGCGCAGACCGACGATCAGGCTCGCTATCGCCATCATTTCGAAACCGAGGTACGGCGGTTCCTGCGTCCCGAGATGTACAATCGCCTCGATCGCATCATTGCCTACGATCCGCTGTCGCCCGAAACCATCGCCAGCATCGCCCGTGCCCAGTTAAACGAAATCCGTCAACGTGATGGGCTGCAGGCGCGTGACGGAGTGTTGCAGTGGGACGAAGCCACCGTGCAGCTGCTGGCGGCCGAAGGCTATCAACCGTCACTGGGAGCCCGACCGTTGGCTCGCGTGATCGAACGCCGCTTGGTCACGCCGCTGGCTGAAGCGTTGTGTAACCTGCCGCCCGACTGTGGCGTGCGGGTGGACGTCACGGCCGAAAACCAACAACTGCAGCTGAACGTCCAGCGTCAGGATCACCTGCCCCAGCGCAGCGACCCTAATCAAAACTCGCAGGCCCGCATCGCCATCGTCAAGAAATGGGTGGCCATGCGGCGACGAGCTCAAGCCATGTTGCGGTCGCCGGCGTTCCTGCGCGTGGCCAATCGTCGCACGCAACTGCGGCGGGAACTGAAACGCAACCTGAAAACCGCGGCGACAGCCAACCGTCGCAGGCGTCTGCTCGGCAGCGCCTTGGCGGCTTCGCTGCGTGAATATGAAAAACGCATCCAAGAAGTCGAAAGCTTGCATCAGGCGGTCGTCGATGCCGAAACCGAAGTCGCGCTGGCGCACTATCAGGGCCAACCGCTGGACGTGCCGCAGCAGGCTCAACAATTGGAGTTCTTCCGCGAACGCATGTGGGAGGGTTTGGCGTCGTTGCTGTCCGAACAGGACTTGGAACGTCAGAGCCTAGCGCTGTTTATCACCGGACCGAATCTGCGTCCCCTGCCGCCACTGCTGACCGCTTACCGCCATTTCGCTAAACGACACGGCTGGGCCTTCGATGCCTACGTGTTGCTGCCCCTGGCGATGGACAAGCCGCTCACGGCCGACGAATTTAACGGCTGGAACTCCTCCCCGCTGTGCGCCCTGAAACCAAGACCCCATCGAAGACAAAACTCGCAATCAAAATCGCGGTCGCGAACGCGAACGCGCCGCTCATCGTCCTCCATCAAGTACCCCGCGGCCGAGGAAACGATCTTCGAAGCCGCGCAACATGTCTCTCTACAACCCACGGTGCATGTGTATGGGATGCGCACTCCCGCGGCCCTGACCGACCTACCTCGCGGCGCTTTAGGCTGTGCGGTCCGCGTCAAAGGTCGCGGAGCCCGGCTGCTGTTGGAATCCGAACAGGGCATCCATACCTTCCGTGATCCCGCCGGCCGCTCGCGACAACACGACGATGTCTTCTTGGTTGAAGCCCACGCCGGACGGGTGATCGATTTCGATGTCTCCCCCGAACTGCATCGACGCCAGTTCCCTCGCGACGGGTATCCGCGTCGGCAATATAATTTCAATAAGAAACTGGTGAACGACTTCCAGCTGGACAGCGTCTACCAGTGGGACGAACGACAGCCATTCGCGGAGTTGTTGGAAACGCTGATCCAACAGGAAGCCGACCAGCGGATTTGGAGGCAGTTGGACTAG
- a CDS encoding AAA family ATPase, translating into MLLNIPIYIATHKDSAGVTIYSARPLFHSQPRSEGAELHRVLGKLSDRLRRDTAERARSDRHDTLLDWHDSADYQGRIAKLHLDLGHRSCRLKLLLVEVQRYGQRFGFSPSLSKLWFDLQAHEPITQRATEVFQQHLREVLKESPDFDPQVHSLSQSAWIDAVSVAIPLGRAQAATDANALMAALSGNAATDGAEELQTVGRCLSWLDVDDLAQPIDLDTEVQLLLDRMKVDDRQPVALVGPAGSGKTAIIEGAVRQRKRLSKGAPSLRGQVWQISPARLISGMSYLGQWESRVLAILKHCSRKDHVLYIDDFLGLFQAGRTRDSSMAVADLLRAQLDRLPVRIVTEMTAEAWAVLREKDRVLADRFFVIRTEAMDTARSLRVLLGVQRQLESKHRCEFELDVLSETLGLYERFVRDAVLPGKAAAALTRLAARHTRGKPITREAAVDEFRARSGLSRSIIDLRKRLTREDIATAVSEHILGQHAAVEALADRILLTAARMNDVTRPIGTFLLLGPTGVGKTQTAKWLANYLFGEDGLIRLDMNELSSPGSVARLVGTFDNPDGLLTAAVRRKPHAVLLLDEIEKAHPAVLDVLLQVLGEARLTDARGRVADFSGTLILMTSNLGARESLSQAGFASQQQTRSAIHHRAARSFFRPEFFNRIDGLLDYGALDPGTIRDILHKQLQEVLTRDGLARRRLVVDVDPRTIDRVAAEGFNPRLGARAVRRRLERDLVNPTSRALAEMRFEQTALVRIVDGDAGLQTNVYPLEDAQPSAESDAEWTPQQVLGQATDYLAAATDAISHAPVQLEAGGSAISTEMLESLAIREAEVEAREAVEQLRQAMPDDRLDRPPALDTHAGGLGFRYEPPDRSTMRQLQAIDDIQDYFREAVQQVPQTELDAAAKRVRQLVARLQNLMDARGSVSRLRLVAASYGDSVQFLPVKNPGDTELRLLRAVFGDENWDLDRRTFSDFLQAVCETYLQQHEQLQPDAIRPQDSPYHGWEMLLESPLIEALVQPLVGSYLLIGSDGRMTLAVVSSETIPAEPPAVRFILHSEGPLIDLRGGTVIKERLSQHALLRLLSGAVPALPQQPPS; encoded by the coding sequence ATGCTCCTGAACATTCCTATCTATATCGCCACCCACAAAGATTCCGCCGGCGTCACGATCTACTCCGCTCGTCCCCTGTTCCACAGCCAACCGCGCAGCGAAGGGGCCGAGCTGCACCGCGTGCTGGGCAAGCTCAGCGACCGCCTGCGTCGCGACACGGCCGAGCGAGCCCGCAGCGATCGTCACGACACGTTGTTGGATTGGCATGACAGTGCCGACTACCAAGGCCGGATCGCCAAACTGCATCTGGACCTGGGACATCGCAGCTGTCGGCTGAAGCTGTTGTTAGTTGAAGTCCAACGCTACGGACAACGGTTTGGCTTTTCGCCCTCGCTTTCCAAACTGTGGTTCGACCTGCAGGCTCACGAACCGATCACTCAGCGGGCTACCGAGGTATTTCAACAACATCTGCGTGAGGTGCTAAAAGAATCACCGGATTTTGATCCCCAGGTTCACAGCCTGTCGCAATCCGCTTGGATCGATGCCGTGTCGGTCGCCATCCCGCTCGGCCGGGCCCAAGCCGCCACCGATGCCAACGCCTTGATGGCCGCGCTCAGCGGCAACGCGGCGACCGACGGCGCCGAAGAACTGCAAACCGTCGGCCGTTGTTTGTCCTGGTTGGATGTCGACGATCTCGCTCAACCGATCGATCTCGACACCGAGGTGCAATTGCTGCTGGACCGGATGAAAGTCGATGACCGCCAGCCCGTGGCCTTGGTCGGACCGGCCGGTTCCGGCAAAACGGCGATCATCGAAGGCGCGGTCCGGCAACGCAAACGACTCAGCAAAGGTGCCCCCTCGCTCCGCGGTCAGGTCTGGCAGATTTCTCCGGCCCGGTTGATCAGCGGGATGTCTTACCTGGGGCAATGGGAAAGCCGTGTCCTGGCCATCCTAAAACATTGTTCCCGCAAAGATCATGTGCTGTATATCGACGACTTCCTAGGGCTGTTTCAAGCCGGTCGGACCCGCGACAGTTCGATGGCGGTGGCCGATCTGCTGCGGGCCCAACTGGATCGCTTGCCGGTGCGGATCGTCACCGAAATGACGGCCGAAGCCTGGGCCGTGCTGCGGGAGAAAGATCGCGTGCTGGCCGATCGCTTCTTTGTCATCCGTACCGAAGCGATGGACACAGCTCGTTCGCTGCGCGTTCTGCTGGGCGTGCAGCGTCAACTGGAATCCAAACATCGCTGCGAATTCGAGCTGGACGTGTTGTCGGAAACCCTGGGCTTATACGAACGCTTTGTCCGCGACGCGGTGCTGCCGGGCAAAGCCGCCGCCGCCCTGACCCGCTTGGCCGCCCGGCACACCCGCGGCAAACCGATCACGCGTGAAGCGGCGGTGGACGAATTCCGTGCCCGCAGCGGGCTCAGCCGCTCGATCATCGATCTGCGCAAACGCTTAACGCGTGAAGACATCGCCACCGCCGTGAGCGAACACATCCTCGGCCAACACGCAGCGGTCGAGGCGCTCGCCGATCGGATCCTACTAACTGCCGCGCGGATGAACGATGTCACTCGCCCCATCGGCACATTCCTGTTGCTCGGTCCCACCGGCGTGGGCAAGACGCAGACCGCCAAGTGGTTGGCCAACTACCTGTTTGGCGAAGACGGACTGATCCGGCTGGACATGAACGAACTCAGCTCGCCCGGTTCCGTCGCTCGCCTGGTCGGTACCTTTGACAATCCCGACGGCTTGCTGACCGCCGCCGTACGCCGCAAACCACACGCCGTGCTGCTGCTGGACGAAATCGAAAAGGCGCACCCCGCCGTGCTGGATGTGCTGCTGCAAGTGCTGGGAGAAGCCCGCTTGACCGACGCCCGCGGACGTGTGGCTGACTTCAGTGGCACGCTGATCTTAATGACCAGTAACCTGGGCGCACGAGAGTCATTGAGTCAGGCCGGTTTCGCCAGTCAACAACAAACTCGTTCGGCGATTCATCATCGCGCCGCCCGCAGTTTTTTCCGTCCCGAGTTCTTCAACCGCATCGACGGGTTGCTGGACTACGGCGCGCTGGACCCCGGCACGATCCGCGATATCCTTCACAAACAACTGCAGGAGGTGCTAACCCGCGACGGTTTAGCTCGCCGACGCTTGGTCGTGGATGTCGACCCCCGCACTATCGATCGCGTGGCTGCCGAGGGTTTTAATCCGCGTCTGGGCGCGCGTGCCGTCCGCCGCCGACTGGAACGCGACCTGGTGAACCCCACCTCGCGAGCGCTGGCCGAGATGCGGTTTGAACAAACCGCCCTGGTGCGGATCGTCGATGGCGACGCGGGACTGCAAACCAACGTCTATCCCCTGGAAGACGCCCAGCCCAGCGCGGAGAGTGATGCCGAGTGGACCCCGCAACAGGTTCTCGGGCAGGCAACCGACTACCTGGCCGCCGCGACCGATGCGATTTCTCATGCGCCCGTGCAACTGGAAGCCGGCGGCTCGGCGATTTCCACCGAGATGCTCGAGTCGCTGGCGATTCGCGAAGCCGAAGTGGAAGCCCGAGAGGCCGTCGAGCAATTGCGGCAGGCCATGCCCGATGATCGCCTGGATCGACCGCCCGCCCTGGATACCCACGCCGGCGGCCTCGGTTTTCGCTACGAACCGCCCGACCGCTCCACGATGCGGCAATTGCAAGCCATCGACGACATTCAGGATTACTTTCGCGAAGCCGTGCAACAGGTGCCGCAAACCGAATTGGACGCCGCCGCCAAGCGAGTCCGCCAGCTAGTGGCTCGCCTGCAAAACCTGATGGACGCTCGCGGCTCGGTGTCCCGGCTGCGGCTTGTCGCCGCCAGCTACGGCGACAGCGTCCAGTTTCTGCCGGTCAAAAATCCCGGCGACACGGAATTGCGTCTGCTGCGGGCCGTATTTGGCGACGAGAACTGGGACCTCGACCGCCGCACCTTCAGCGACTTTCTGCAAGCGGTATGTGAGACCTACTTGCAACAGCATGAGCAGCTTCAACCCGATGCGATTCGCCCCCAAGACTCGCCCTATCACGGCTGGGAGATGCTGCTGGAAAGCCCCTTGATCGAAGCTCTGGTGCAACCGCTGGTCGGAAGTTATCTATTGATTGGTTCCGATGGCCGGATGACGCTCGCGGTGGTGAGCAGCGAAACGATTCCCGCCGAACCGCCGGCGGTGCGTTTCATCCTGCACAGCGAGGGTCCCCTGATCGATCTCCGCGGCGGCACCGTGATCAAAGAAAGACTCAGCCAACACGCGTTGCTACGGTTATTGTCCGGCGCCGTCCCCGCCCTACCCCAGCAGCCACCCTCATGA
- a CDS encoding AAA family ATPase, giving the protein MTVHRLPILVHEVAPRWFMARCIDGPNVSASAPTRSQAIEQVRRYLKAAARRPHDFSWPPPKTHQLCSQAVKVRLYYRDGHRRFPASRQLQLRVQYVLGRYSEGSLECIVPAIDDYFHCPEQSELESLISEAVRNATAAMTPRQVLSLVPHRSSELVTVRVRVDESASEEDNWNLEPLETVAEPLGLRSRRGERQTAWFRDGQITELLHRLQQPGNTLLLGEPGCGKTTILNSAALEFRKRAKLAADAEQRSLPPSLVWSTSAGNLIAGMQYLGEWEQRLEEIIQLLSSFDGILVVDSLSELMRLGGREPSGSLAAFLLPYLVRGELKMVAEATPEQLAACRRVMPGFAEAFRIQKVDTLSAPVVRQIADRMLTDAHRSFGLQIDPATAEVTTRLFARFLPYQTPPRGTVHLLRELIGQHRRGSEPKELTPQLVIDKFTSQTGLPARIVSDAVQLSADEVAESFEASVVGQHEAVQAAVDCVLRLKTGLCDPTRPIATLFFCGPTGVGKTQLARSLADYLLAGRSDGGRLIRLDMSEYAGYDAVDRLLMAPDGEPAAWIQRLRTWPLGVVLLDEFEKASPEVFDCLLTALDEGRISDRFGRTTTLCGTVIIMTSNVGARSTKPLGFSGKGADRSSYRRALHQTFRPEFLNRLDQVVYFQALSVKTIRTIVQHELQSLTQREAIRTSGVELTWDDAVVQRLAQIGFDPALGARPLQRAIEAKLVAPLARRLITHPQTTHVNLAELLSAAGR; this is encoded by the coding sequence ATGACGGTTCATCGCCTGCCCATCTTGGTACACGAAGTCGCCCCGCGGTGGTTTATGGCTCGCTGCATCGACGGCCCCAACGTGTCCGCCTCCGCGCCCACTCGCAGTCAGGCCATCGAACAAGTCAGGCGGTACCTCAAAGCGGCCGCTCGCCGACCTCACGACTTTTCTTGGCCCCCGCCGAAAACGCACCAACTGTGCAGCCAAGCGGTCAAGGTGCGACTGTACTATCGCGATGGGCATCGCCGCTTCCCCGCCAGTCGACAACTGCAGCTGCGCGTGCAATATGTGCTGGGACGTTACTCCGAGGGTTCCTTGGAATGTATCGTGCCGGCCATCGACGACTATTTCCATTGCCCCGAACAAAGCGAACTGGAATCTTTGATCAGCGAGGCGGTACGCAATGCCACAGCCGCCATGACGCCGCGGCAAGTGCTGTCGCTGGTCCCGCATCGCTCCAGCGAACTGGTCACCGTGCGGGTCCGTGTCGACGAGTCGGCGAGCGAAGAAGATAACTGGAACCTGGAACCGCTGGAAACGGTTGCCGAACCGTTGGGCCTGCGTTCACGGCGCGGCGAACGCCAGACCGCTTGGTTCCGCGACGGCCAGATCACCGAATTGCTGCATCGCCTGCAACAACCCGGCAATACGCTGCTGTTGGGCGAACCCGGCTGTGGCAAAACCACGATCCTCAACTCGGCCGCGTTGGAATTCCGCAAACGAGCGAAGTTGGCCGCCGATGCCGAACAACGCAGCCTGCCGCCTTCGCTGGTGTGGTCGACCTCGGCCGGCAATCTGATCGCGGGCATGCAGTACCTGGGCGAATGGGAACAACGGCTGGAAGAAATCATTCAGCTATTGTCCTCCTTCGATGGCATCCTGGTCGTCGACTCGCTGTCGGAATTAATGCGACTGGGCGGGCGTGAACCCAGTGGATCGCTGGCGGCGTTCCTGTTGCCTTACCTGGTTCGTGGCGAATTAAAAATGGTTGCCGAAGCCACGCCGGAACAATTGGCGGCTTGTCGACGGGTGATGCCTGGATTTGCCGAAGCATTTCGGATCCAAAAAGTCGATACCTTATCGGCCCCGGTCGTACGCCAGATTGCCGATCGCATGCTGACCGACGCCCACCGCAGTTTTGGTCTGCAGATTGATCCGGCCACCGCCGAAGTGACGACGCGACTGTTCGCCCGCTTCCTGCCCTACCAGACTCCGCCGCGAGGCACCGTGCACCTGCTGCGTGAATTGATCGGCCAACATCGCCGGGGCTCCGAACCGAAAGAGCTCACACCGCAATTGGTGATCGACAAATTCACTTCGCAAACCGGCCTGCCGGCCCGCATCGTCAGCGATGCGGTGCAGCTGTCGGCGGACGAAGTGGCGGAGAGTTTTGAGGCCAGCGTGGTCGGACAACACGAAGCCGTGCAAGCCGCCGTCGATTGCGTGCTGCGTTTGAAGACTGGCTTGTGTGATCCCACTCGCCCGATTGCCACGCTGTTTTTCTGCGGACCGACCGGCGTCGGCAAAACGCAGCTGGCCCGCAGCTTGGCTGACTACCTGCTGGCCGGCCGCAGCGATGGAGGACGGTTGATCCGCTTGGACATGAGCGAATACGCCGGCTATGACGCCGTGGACCGATTGCTGATGGCCCCCGACGGCGAACCCGCCGCGTGGATCCAGCGTCTGCGGACTTGGCCGCTGGGCGTGGTGCTGTTGGATGAATTCGAAAAAGCTTCACCGGAAGTTTTCGACTGCCTGCTGACCGCCCTGGATGAAGGCCGCATCAGCGATCGCTTTGGCCGCACCACCACGCTCTGCGGGACCGTGATCATCATGACCAGCAATGTCGGAGCCCGCAGCACCAAGCCGCTGGGTTTTTCGGGCAAAGGGGCCGACCGTTCGAGTTACCGCCGAGCCCTCCACCAGACCTTCCGCCCAGAATTCCTCAACCGCCTTGATCAGGTAGTGTATTTTCAAGCCCTCTCGGTCAAAACCATCCGCACGATCGTCCAGCACGAATTGCAATCGCTTACGCAGCGAGAAGCGATTCGGACCAGCGGCGTGGAATTGACTTGGGACGATGCGGTCGTCCAACGTCTAGCACAAATCGGCTTCGACCCCGCGCTCGGCGCCCGCCCGCTGCAGCGAGCCATCGAAGCCAAACTCGTCGCCCCCCTAGCCCGCCGACTGATCACCCACCCCCAAACTACCCACGTCAACCTGGCAGAGTTGTTATCCGCCGCAGGACGATAG
- a CDS encoding UbiA family prenyltransferase codes for MSSPSTLFRWAQLVRLPNTFTIIADVTAAFLLVAQGGQPVVRLVAVVLAGILLYWAGMVLNDVFDIEKDRVERPGRPLPAGHISLPAARRAGWGLLLGGVVLAAISGYLPADGLAGSWRPAAVAIVLAIMIVAYDGPFKGSPAAPLLMGLCRFLSFLLGASVVFSDPMTGLADFAPKHVWTFAAGMGVYIMGVTNMARHEADQQGRSPTLPIGLVVAMAGAVLLALAPSMAPAGVAWRVSPDRGFPMLVGLIAVAVFVRGIRAILDPQPVNLQMLIRVAVLTVIPFSAAIALLAAGPVWAIGIFALVVPAIVLSARFRVT; via the coding sequence TTGTCGTCGCCTTCCACCCTATTTCGCTGGGCGCAATTAGTGCGGTTGCCCAATACGTTTACGATCATCGCCGATGTAACGGCGGCGTTTTTGCTGGTCGCTCAGGGAGGCCAGCCGGTGGTGCGTTTGGTGGCCGTCGTGTTAGCCGGCATCCTGTTGTACTGGGCCGGGATGGTGTTGAACGACGTGTTTGACATCGAGAAAGACCGCGTGGAGCGTCCTGGGCGTCCCTTGCCGGCGGGACATATTTCGCTGCCGGCCGCGCGTCGGGCCGGTTGGGGGCTGCTGTTGGGCGGCGTGGTGTTGGCGGCAATCAGCGGTTACTTGCCAGCCGATGGGCTGGCCGGGTCATGGCGGCCGGCCGCGGTGGCGATCGTGCTGGCGATCATGATCGTGGCTTACGACGGGCCGTTTAAAGGCAGTCCGGCGGCGCCGCTGTTGATGGGCCTGTGTCGCTTCCTGAGTTTCTTGTTGGGAGCCTCGGTGGTATTTAGCGACCCGATGACGGGGCTGGCCGATTTCGCTCCCAAGCATGTGTGGACGTTTGCGGCCGGGATGGGCGTGTACATCATGGGCGTCACCAATATGGCTCGTCACGAAGCCGACCAGCAGGGCCGCTCGCCGACGCTGCCAATCGGGTTGGTGGTGGCGATGGCCGGCGCGGTGCTGTTGGCGCTGGCGCCCAGTATGGCCCCGGCCGGTGTGGCTTGGCGGGTGTCGCCCGACCGCGGGTTCCCGATGCTGGTGGGATTGATTGCCGTGGCCGTGTTTGTCCGCGGCATCCGCGCAATCCTCGATCCTCAACCGGTCAACTTGCAGATGTTGATTCGTGTGGCCGTGTTGACCGTGATCCCGTTTTCGGCCGCTATCGCGCTGTTGGCCGCCGGGCCGGTGTGGGCGATCGGGATTTTTGCGTTGGTGGTTCCCGCGATCGTGTTATCGGCGCGGTTCCGTGTGACGTGA